In Microscilla marina ATCC 23134, a single genomic region encodes these proteins:
- a CDS encoding helix-turn-helix domain-containing protein — translation MDQSQYSKIEKGKTDPTTATLEKICKALNIEVAELFVSDQLFKNVDSLDKSLVEKVHLLEQLDESEKQSIFQIIDSLIIKKRLKDTLNDAINLAS, via the coding sequence ATGGATCAGTCACAGTATTCTAAAATAGAAAAAGGTAAAACTGATCCAACCACTGCAACACTAGAGAAAATATGTAAAGCACTGAATATTGAAGTAGCCGAACTATTTGTATCTGATCAATTATTTAAAAATGTTGATTCACTGGATAAGTCGCTGGTGGAAAAAGTACACCTACTGGAGCAATTAGATGAAAGTGAAAAGCAATCTATTTTCCAAATCATTGACAGCCTCATCATTAAAAAACGTCTGAAGGACACGCTCAATGATGCAATCAATTTAGCTTCGTAA
- a CDS encoding CHC2 zinc finger domain-containing protein, translating into MTISDIKQNLSITTVLAHYGLSVNGNNRMCCPFHDDKKPSMEVFPKSDTVFCFSSNCEVHGKPIDVIDFVMHQEKLSKHEAILKCKSLLGATGGVGASAVAQAQPVVSEKSRIKTMTAVFAHFQKSFAQSKAAQAYMQNRGLERIQEVGFHDGTLSKPLRAGLEALGITSAWGRGCVIFPLKNAQGEIVSFYGRSISNNGDQRHFYSKDRKGLYPAYPDLQGTKYLVLTESVIDAASFPVDDAATAVLALYGTNGLTPAHKQLVVQMPHLEEIYLFFDGDDAGRKALKSRADELWKVWMHGSSATTQTISSVPTPEGEDVNSLLVAYGEVVEASDEPSIFQHLLSQKTVLYSGGGTASTPGTTAPPAPNFKFDTSNPAKLALETVNARYQLQGKPKPELESMKVTLFIYPASGAGSTKSRHKVDLFEDRQIEKVAREASEKLFISFELLLMDLNSLADQLEAHRDQQLTELADAKSKLSAPTLVPPGLRKECMALLRSSDLMAKLNEQIGACGVVGEEMNRLLLFCVASSYKMPDTLHAIVQGSSGSGKSHLLNVILKLMPEEGAMDVTRITDRSLYNYGKYDLCNKLFVLQDLDGLSEEALLSFRELISYGKLASSTTTQDLQGRNSGGVKEVYGPVASMAATTQTEVYEDNENRCFTLAVNEGEAQTKAITDYMNACAAGTVIKSQQLATQELLQNCVRLLRPYEVVNPYATQLSLPGEVKNPRRLHSLYQSLVKQITLLHQFQRKRDAHGRLVATTSDLHWANEILFETIILRIDELDGSLRQFFEQLKNYCFDQGVKQEFSRREVRHKFRIENTR; encoded by the coding sequence ATGACTATCTCAGATATCAAACAAAATCTCTCCATCACTACCGTTTTAGCCCACTACGGCTTAAGCGTCAATGGAAACAACCGCATGTGTTGTCCTTTTCACGATGACAAAAAGCCGAGTATGGAGGTGTTCCCGAAGTCGGACACGGTGTTTTGCTTTAGCAGCAATTGTGAGGTGCACGGAAAGCCTATAGATGTGATTGATTTTGTGATGCACCAGGAGAAGTTGAGCAAACACGAGGCAATTTTGAAGTGTAAATCATTGTTGGGTGCCACCGGTGGAGTAGGGGCTTCTGCTGTAGCGCAGGCGCAGCCTGTGGTTTCAGAGAAAAGCCGAATCAAGACGATGACGGCGGTTTTTGCTCACTTCCAAAAGTCGTTTGCTCAAAGTAAAGCAGCCCAGGCATACATGCAAAATCGTGGTTTGGAGCGCATCCAGGAAGTCGGTTTTCACGATGGTACGTTGAGCAAGCCTTTGCGTGCCGGGTTGGAGGCTTTGGGGATTACTTCGGCTTGGGGGCGTGGTTGTGTGATTTTCCCTTTGAAGAATGCCCAGGGCGAGATCGTGAGTTTTTATGGGCGCAGTATCAGCAACAATGGCGACCAACGGCATTTTTATAGCAAAGACCGAAAAGGGCTTTACCCGGCGTATCCCGATTTGCAAGGCACTAAGTATCTGGTACTTACGGAAAGTGTGATTGATGCGGCGTCTTTTCCGGTAGATGATGCAGCTACGGCGGTGTTGGCTTTGTATGGCACCAATGGGCTTACTCCAGCGCACAAACAGTTGGTGGTGCAAATGCCGCATCTGGAGGAAATCTATTTGTTTTTTGACGGGGATGATGCAGGTCGCAAGGCGTTGAAAAGTAGGGCGGATGAGCTTTGGAAAGTGTGGATGCACGGTTCGTCGGCTACTACACAAACGATTAGTTCGGTGCCTACTCCAGAAGGGGAGGATGTGAATTCTTTATTGGTGGCTTATGGCGAAGTGGTGGAAGCATCGGATGAGCCGTCGATTTTTCAGCATCTCCTGAGTCAGAAAACGGTGCTTTACTCAGGAGGCGGTACCGCCAGCACGCCTGGCACTACAGCACCACCCGCGCCGAACTTCAAGTTCGATACGTCTAACCCTGCAAAACTGGCGCTGGAGACGGTCAATGCGCGTTATCAGTTGCAAGGGAAACCCAAACCGGAGTTGGAGTCGATGAAGGTGACGTTGTTTATTTATCCGGCGTCTGGTGCGGGTAGCACAAAGAGTCGGCATAAGGTAGATTTGTTTGAAGACCGCCAAATAGAAAAGGTAGCGCGCGAAGCTTCGGAGAAACTTTTTATTTCTTTTGAGTTGTTGTTGATGGATTTGAACAGTTTAGCCGATCAGTTGGAAGCCCACCGCGACCAGCAGCTAACAGAATTGGCGGACGCCAAAAGCAAGTTGAGTGCGCCCACCCTGGTACCGCCTGGCTTGCGAAAAGAATGCATGGCTTTGTTGCGTTCGTCTGACCTGATGGCGAAACTAAACGAGCAAATTGGGGCTTGTGGGGTGGTAGGCGAGGAGATGAACCGTTTGTTATTGTTTTGTGTCGCAAGCAGTTACAAGATGCCGGATACTTTGCACGCTATAGTACAAGGAAGCAGCGGGAGCGGTAAATCGCACTTGTTGAATGTCATTCTTAAGTTGATGCCCGAAGAAGGCGCTATGGATGTGACCCGTATTACCGACCGTAGTTTGTACAATTATGGAAAGTATGATTTGTGTAATAAGTTGTTTGTGTTGCAGGATTTGGATGGTTTGAGCGAGGAGGCTTTATTGTCTTTTCGTGAGTTGATCAGCTACGGTAAATTGGCTAGTTCTACCACCACTCAGGATCTGCAGGGGAGAAATAGTGGTGGTGTGAAGGAGGTATATGGTCCGGTGGCGAGTATGGCGGCGACTACCCAAACCGAGGTGTACGAAGACAACGAAAACCGTTGTTTTACCCTGGCGGTGAACGAAGGCGAAGCGCAAACCAAAGCGATTACTGATTATATGAATGCTTGTGCGGCGGGAACGGTGATTAAGTCTCAACAATTGGCCACTCAGGAATTGTTACAAAATTGTGTGCGTTTGTTGCGTCCTTATGAGGTGGTGAATCCTTACGCCACTCAATTGTCGTTGCCTGGCGAGGTAAAAAATCCGCGCCGTTTGCATAGTTTGTACCAGTCTTTGGTGAAGCAAATTACTTTGCTGCATCAGTTCCAGCGAAAGCGCGATGCGCACGGTCGTTTGGTGGCTACTACATCTGATTTGCATTGGGCGAATGAAATATTGTTCGAAACTATTATATTGCGC